From the genome of Cryptococcus neoformans var. neoformans B-3501A chromosome 1, whole genome shotgun sequence, one region includes:
- a CDS encoding hypothetical protein (Match to EST gb|CF189039.1|CF189039; HMMPfam hit to ABC_membrane, ABC transporter transmembrane region, score: 312.7, E(): 5.5e-91; HMMPfam hit to ABC_tran, ABC transporter, score: 435.3, E(): 6.8e-128), producing MSASPGPTAAAAGSDHLQARRDEEVIDSEKDVLAHDAHAVNSGIPYPTATAPNIGVPTVSTSVGRVSSAPEEKISRSSIAASSDTLRNPPLEKSTSNAVSKSHTHKKSKFNFLKSRKKKEEEERKNKEKEKEASVLPPVSFFALFRFAAPLEIVAMVLGLVLAVAAGCCQPLMTLIFGRLTTSFTNYAVIVNQISQVGLTPETSAALQAAKDDLKTQSGHNALYLMAIGIAMFLATWLYMFIWNVTGELNSKRIRERYLAAVLRQEIAYFDDLGAGEVATRIQTDCHLVQEGTSEKVALVFQYAGTFVCGFVLAFVRSPRLAGALISILPVIMLCGGIMMTAMAKFGTAALDHIAKAGSLAEEVIASIRTVQAFGKEKILGDKFADHIEQSKIVGRKGSIFEGFGLSIMFFAIYAAYALAFFYGGVLVSQGRADSGIVINVFMSILIGSFSMAMLAPELAAVTKARGAAAKLFATIDRVPTIDSASDEGLKPDSLHGEISFENVKFHYPSRPSVPILKGFTTTFEAGKTFALVGASGSGKSTVVSLIERFYDPISGVVKLDGKDIRSLNLNWLRQQIGLVSQEPTLFGTTVRGNVEHGLIGSRYENASFEEKFELVKKACVDANAHDFIMKLPQGYDTMVGERGMLLSGGQKQRVAIARAIVSDPRILLLDEATSALDTQSEGIVQDALDKASRGRTTITIAHRLSTIRDADRIYVMGGGEVLEQGSHNDLLANENGPYAQLVNNQKLAQEAAAEALQVDDDIDDPDDVVFGGPSSPMQEKDRQLHRAVTGRSLASIAMDDIQAKRAEEVAGEDKIPSSFGLYARLLRMNSADKFIYIIAFIAAICAGMVYPALAILFGKALSDFEIQDPTELRDALSRRALWYFITALAAGFVIFFQSAGFSHAGWDLNGVLRKKLFTSTLRHDIEWFDEEHNSTGAVTSNLADQPQKVQGLFGPTLGTIIQSCATLLGGCIIGLCYGPLLALIGIACIPILVSGGYIRLKVVVLKDQRMKKLHAASAHLASEAAGAVKTVASLTREKDVREIYSEALKAPMKLNFRTSIKSQCLFAASQGLTFCIIALVFYIGALWIINGKYTTASFYTVLNSIVFASIQAGNVFTFVPDASKANSSAASIFRSIDNEPAINAESSEGKVLDHEHVVGHVRIEGVHFRYPTRPGVRVLRNLTIDVPAGTYVALVGPSGCGKSTTIQMLERFYDPLAGRVTLDGIDIKELNLASYRSQISLVSQEPTLYAGTIRFNILLGANKPLEEVTQDEIDSACKDANIYDFIVSLPDGFDTEVGGKGSQLSGGQKQRIAIARALIRNPKVLLLDEATSALDSQSEKVVQEALDKAAKGRTTIAIAHRLSSIQHSDQIYYFSEGRVAEQGTHQELLSKKGGYYELVQMQNLSRQ from the exons ATGTCTGCCTCTCCAGGTCCCACTGCGGCTGCAGCTGGCTCCGACCATCTTCAAGCCCGCCGTGACGAAGAAGTCATCGACTCCGAGAAGGATGTTCTTGCCCACGATGCACATGCTGTGAACTCTGGTATACCTTACCCAACAGCCACTGCTCCTAATATCGGAGTACCCACCGTCTCAACCAGCGTTGGTCGCGTTTCGTCGGCACCCGAAGAAAAGATTAGCCGCTCCTCTATCGCCGCTTCCTCTGACACTCTCCGCAACCCTCCGCTAGAGAAATCAACCTCCAATGCGGTCTCAAAATCACATACACACAAGAAAAGCAAGTTCAACTTCCTCAAATctcgaaaaaaaaaagaagaagaggagagaaaaaacaaagaaaaagagaaggaggccaGTGTTCTTCCACCGGTTTCGTTCTTTGCCCTCTTCAGGTTCGCTGCACCCCTTGAAATCGTTGCCATGGTACTGGGTCTCGTTCTTGCCGTTGCAGCCGGATGCTGTCAACCTTTAATGACTTTAATATTCG GTCGATTAACCACGTCTTTCACAAATTATGCTGTCATTGTGAACCAAATATCCCAAGTTGGACTGACTCCCGAAACTTCTGCGGCTTTACAAGCAGCTAAAGATGACCTTAAGACGCAATCTGGCCACAATGCTCTTTATCTGATGGCCATCGGCATTGCAATGTTTCTAGCGACTTGGCTTTACATGTTCATCTGGAACGTCACTGGCGAACTCAACTCTAAAAGGATCAGAGAGCGTTATTTGGCGGCAGTGCTTAGACAGGAG ATTGCTTACTTTGATGACCTGGGCGCCGGAGAAGTCGCCACTCGCATTCAGACCGATTGTCACCTTGTCCAAGAAGGAACATCTGAAAAGGTCGCCCTCGTATTCCAGTATGCTGGTACTTTTGTCTGCGGTTTTGTTCTAGCTTTTGTCCGGTCACCTCGTCTTGCGGGCGCCCTTATTTCCATTCTGCCAGTCATCATGCTCTGCGGTGGTATTATGATGACGGCCATGGCAAAATTTGGGACTGCGGCTCTTGATCACATCGCGAAAGCGGGTAGCTTGGCAGAAGAGGTCATAGCAAGTATCAGAACTGTTCAGGCCTTTGGCAAAGAAAAGATCTTGGGTGACAAATTCGCGGATCACATCGAGCAGAGCAAGATTGTTGGTAGAAAAGGCTCGATCTTTGAAGGCTTTGGCTTGAGTATCATGT TCTTCGCCATCTACGCCGCTTATgccctcgccttcttctACGGTGGCGTTCTGGTCAGTCAAGGCCGAGCCGACTCCGGTATCGTTATCAACGTTTTCATGTCCATCCTCATTGGTTCCTTCTCCATGGCGATGCTCGCTCCTGAGTTGGCTGCTGTCACCAAAGCGCGAGGCGCTGCTGCCAAGCTTTTCGCAACTATCGACCGTGTACCCACCATTGATTCCGCCAGTGATGAAGGTTTGAAGCCCGATAGCCTTCATGGTGAGATTAGCTTTGAAAATGTCAAGTTCCATTACCCGTCTCGACCCAGCGTTCCTATCTTGAAGGGCTTCACTACCACTTTTGAAGCCGGCAAGACTTTCGCTCTTGTCGGAGCCAGTGGAAGCGGAAAGAGCACTGTCGTTTCTCTTATTGAGAGGTTTTACGACCCCATTAGTGGTGTTGTGAAGCTTGACGGTAAAGATATCAGGTCGCTTAACCTCAACTGGCTTCGTCAACAGATCG GTCTCGTATCTCAGGAACCCACTCTTTTCGGTACCACCGTCCGTGGTAACGTTGAACATGGTCTCATCGGCTCCAGATATGAGAATGCCTCTTTCGAGGAAAAATTTGAACTTGTGAAAAAGGCTTGTGTCGATGCCAACGCCCATGATTTTATCATGAAACTTCCGCAAGGTTACGATACCATGGTTGGTGAGCGCGGTATGCTCTTGTCTGGTGGTCAAAAGCAGCGAGTTGCGATTGCTCGTGCTATCGTTTCCGACCCTAGAAttttgttgttggacgAAGCTACCTCTGCTCTTGACACTCAGAGCGAAGGTATTGTGCAAGACGCTTTGGACAAGGCCTCGCGAGGCAGGACTACTATCACCATTGCCCATAGATTATC TACTATTCGAGACGCCGACAGAATTTACGTgatgggtggtggtgaagTATTGGAGCAAGGTTCTCACAACGATCTTCTCGCCAACGAAAACGGTCCT TACGCCCAACTTGTCAACAATCAAAAACTTGCTCaagaagctgctgctgaagcACTCCAGGTGGATGACGATATCGATGACCCTGACGATGTCGTTTTCGGAGGTCCTTCATCGCCTATGCAAGAAAAGGACAGACAGCTTCACCGTGCAGTGACTGGGAGGTCTTTGGCCAGTATCGCCATGGACGACATCCAAGCCAAGAGGGCGGAGGAAGTTGCAGGCGAGGACAAGATACCTTCAAGCTTTGGTTTGTATGCCAGGCTGTTGAGAATGAACTCCGCCGATAAATTTATATACATTATAG CGTTTATCGCTGCCATCTGTGCTGGCATGGTTTATCCTGCTTTGGCCATCCTTTTTGGCAAAGCCCTCTCCGACTTTGAGATTCAAGATCCTACCGAACTTCGAGATGCTCTCAGCCGCAGAGC CTTATGGTACTTCATCACTGCTCTCGCGGCTGGAtttgtcatcttcttccagagTGCCGGTTTCTCTCACGCTGGTTGGGATTTGAACGGTGTCTTGAGGAAAAAGCTGTTCACTTCTACTTTGCGACATGATATTGAATGGTTCGACGAGGAACACAACTCT ACTGGTGCCGTCACATCCAACCTTGCAGATCAACCTCAGAAGGTGCAGGGTCTGTTCGGACCTACTTTGGGTACAATCATCCAGTCCTGCGCCACTCTTCTCGGTGGTTGTATCATCGGCTTGTGCTACGGCCCTC TTCTTGCTCTGATTGGTATCGCTTGTATCCCTATCCTTGTCTCTGGAGGTTACATTCGTCTCAAGGTTGTCGTACTCAAGGACCAACGTATGAAGAAGCTCCATGCCGCTAGTGCACATCTTGCCAGTGAAGCCGCTGGAGCCGTTAAGACAGTAGCCAGTCTTAccagggagaaggatgtaAGGGAGATCTATTCTGAAGCTCTTAAAGCTCCTATGAAGTTAAATTT CCGTACTTCTATTAAATCCCAATGCCTCTTTGCGGCGAGTCAGGGTTTGACTTTCTGTATCATTGCTCTGGTCTTCTACATTGGTGCTCTATGGATCATCAATGGCAAATACACCACTGCTAGTTTCTATACTGTCCTGAACTCCATT GTCTTTGCGTCTATTCAAGCTGGAAACGTCTTCACCTTCGTCCCGGATGCTTCCAAGGCTAATTCCTCGGCCGCTTCCATCTTTCGAAGCATTGACAACGAACCAGCCATCAATGCTGAATCTAGTGAAGGGAAGGTGCTTGATCACGAGCACGTCGTTGGTCACGTGCGAATTGAAGGTGTTCACTTCAGGTATCCCACCAGGCCGGGAGTGAGAGTACTGAGGAATTTGACTATTGATGTTCCTGCCGGCACTTA TGTGGCCCTCGTCGGTCCTTCCGGTTGTGGAAAGTCTACCACTATTCAAATGTTGGAGAGGTTCTACGACCCTTTGGCTGGCCGTGTGACTTTGGATGGCATTGATATTAAGGAGCTCAACTTGGCGAGTTACCGTAGCCAGATTTCCCTTGTTTCTCAAGAACCT ACCCTTTATGCTGGTACAATCAGGTTTAATATTCTTTTGGGTGCGAACAAGCCCTTAGAGGAGGTGACTCAGGATGAGATTGATTCTGCCTGCAAGGATGCCAATATC TACGACTTTATTGTATCCTTGCCAGATGGTTTTGACACTGAAGTCGGTGGGAAAGGCTCTCAGCTTTCTGGTGGTCAAAAGCAACGTATCGCTATCGCTCGTGCCCTCATTCGAAATCCTAAAGTCTTGCTCCTTGACGAAGCTACCTCTGCACTCGACAGTCAGTCAGAAAAGGTCGTTCAGGAGGCACTTGATAAGGCAGCCAAGGGTAGAACAACCATTGCGATTGCTCATCGTTTGTCGTCAATTCAACATTCTGACCAGATCTACTACTTCTCTGAAGGCAGGGTGGCTGAGCAAGGAACACATCAAGAGCTTTTGTCCAAGAAGGGAGGCTAT TATGAGCTCGTTCAAATGCAAAACCTGAGTCGTCAATAG
- a CDS encoding acetate--CoA ligase (Match to ESTs gb|CF192572.1|CF192572, gb|CF194956.1|CF194956, gb|CF190270.1|CF190270; HMMPfam hit to AMP-binding, AMP-binding enzyme, score: 425.9, E(): 4.6e-125), translating into MGKTEVAPGVHHVHPLPDSVPESEDLFAPPPRMQGKEGRPKPHLGPNYEAYVNEWAKTVGPNNDEWWAAKARETLDWYEDFKTVRAGGFEHGDIQWFPEGTLNAAYNCLDRHFYKNPKKTAIIYEADEPSESREISYEELMQETCRVANVLKSYGVKKGDAVSIYLPMTWQAAAAFLACARIGAIHSAVFAGFSAESLRDRVNDCECKVLITTDEGRRGGKSIATKQIVDAALQQCPLVENVLVLRRTGNKVPMTEGRDKWWDEECAKMPAYCPCERMASEDPLFILYTSGSTGKPKGVVHCTGGYLLGAALTLKYVFDAHPDDRFACMADIGWITGHSYIIYGPLANGITTAVFESTPVYPTPSRYWDFVDKWKATQLYTAPTAIRLLRRMGEDHVKNHDLSSLRVLGSVGEPINPEAWHWYNDFAGKNQCAIVDTYWMTETGSISIAPLPGAISTKPGSATFPFFGMDVDIIDPQTGQVLEGNDVEGVLVARKPWPSIARTVYRDHKRYLETYMKPYPGYFFFGDGAARDYDGYMWIKGRVDDVINVSGHRLSTAEVESALILHKGVAETAVVGCADDLTGQAVYAFVTMKPEFDLKSTKEADLSKELAIQVRKVIGPFAAPKKIYLVSDLPKTRSGKIMRRILRKIVAGEGDQLGDLSSIADPQIVDEVKRKVTGSA; encoded by the exons ATGGGCAAGACAGAAGTTGCACCCGGCGTCCACCACGTTCACCCTCTCCCCGACTCCGTCCCCGAGTCTGAGGACCTCTTcgctccccctcctcgTATGCAGGGCAAGGAAGGCCGCCCGAAGCCTCACCTTGGTCCCAATTACGAGGCCTACGTCAATGAATGGGCCAAGACTGTTGGTCCCAATAATGATGAGTGGTGGGCCGCAAAGGCCAGGGAGACTCTTGATTGGTATGAGGACTTCAAGACTGTCAGGGCCGGTGGCTTTGAGCACGGAGACATTCAGTGGTT CCCCGAAGGTACCTTGAACGCTGCTTACAACTGTCTTGACCGACACTTCTACAAGAACCCGAAAAAGACCGCCATCATCTACGAGGCCGACGAGCCCTCTGAGTCCCGTGAGATTTCTTACGAGGAGCTCATGCAGGAGACTTGCCGAGTTGCCAATGTCCTCAAGAGCTACGGTGTCAAGAAGGGTGACGCTGTGTCCATCTA TCTTCCCATGACTTGGCAAGCCGCTGCTGCGTTCCTTGCTTGTGCCAGGATCGGTGCCATTCACTCTGCTGTCTTTGCCGGTTTTAGCGCCGAGAGTTTGAGGGATAGAGTCAATGACTGTGAATGCAAGGTTTTGATCACCACCGA CGAGGGTCGACGAGGTGGTAAGAGTATTGCTACTAAGCAAA TCGTCGATGCCGCTCTCCAGCAGTGCCCCCTTGTTGAGAACGTTCTCGTCCTTCGACGAACCGGCAACAAGGTCCCCATGACTGAAGGTCGTGACAAATGGTGGGACGAAGAGTGTGCCAAGATGCCCGCTTACTGCCCTTGCGAGAGGATGGCTTCCGAGGAccctcttttcatcctctac ACCTCTGGTTCCACCGGTAAGCCCAAGGGTGTCGTCCACTGCACCGGTGGTTACCTCCTCGGCGCCGCCCTTACCCTCAAGTACGTCTTTGACGCTCACCCGGATGACCGATTCGCCTGTATGGCCGATATCGGATGGATTACCGGACATAGTTACATTATCTACGGCCCTCTCGCCAACGGCATCACCACCGCCGTCTTTGAATCCACTCCCGTCTACCCCACACCATCCAGATACTGGGACTTTGTCGACAAATGGAAGGCTACTCAGCTCTACACTGCGCCTACTGCGATCCGATTGTTAAGACGTATGGGCGAGGACCACGTCAAGAACCACGATCTCAGCTCTCTCCGAGTGTTGGGCTCTGTTGGTGAGCCCATCAACCCCGAGGCTTGGCATTGGTACAATGACTTTGCGGGCAAGAACCAATGTGCCATTGTTGATACTTACTGGATGACCGAAACTGGTTCCATCTCTATTGCTCCTCTCCCTGGAGCCATCTCCACCAAGCCTGGTTCCGccaccttccccttcttcggTATGGATGTTGACATCATTGACCCTCAAACTGGTCAGGTCTTGGAGGGTAACGATGTGGAGGGTGTTCTCGTTGCCAGGAAGCCATGGCCTAGTATTGCCAGGACCGTCTACAGGGACCACAAGAGGTACCTTGAGACTTACATGAAGCCTTACCCCGgctacttcttctttggtgACGGTGCTGCCCGAGACTATGACGGTTACATGTGGATCAAGGGACGAGTTGATGATGTTATCAACGTGTCTGGCCACCGACTCTCCACCGCCGAGGTTGAGTCTGCCCTTATCCTCCACAAGGGTGTCGCCGAGACTGCCGTTGTTGGATGCGCTGATGACCTTACCGGTCAGGCTGTGTACGCTTTCGTTACGATGAAGCCCGAGTTCGATTTAAAGAGTACCAAGGAGGCGGATCTTAGCAAGGAGTTGGCTATCCAGGTTAGGAAAGTTATTGGTCCTTTCGCTGCTCCCAAGAAGATT TACCTTGTTTCCGATCTCCCCAAGACCCGATCAGGGAAAATCATGCGTCGAATTCTCCGAAAGATTGTCGCTGGCGAGGGTGACCAACTGGGAGATCTTTCTTCCATTGCTGACCCCCAAATTGTCGACGAAG TCAAGCGAAAGGTTACCGGCTCTGCTTAA
- a CDS encoding hypothetical protein (Match to ESTs gb|CF193237.1|CF193237, gb|CF187641.1|CF187641; HMMPfam hit to Cellulase, Cellulase (glycosyl hydrolase family 5), score: 9.3, E(): 6e-08), whose translation MSAFTYTAALFSLISLLPSALAGPTAGTTYSVSPNQHPSMCLAPANNWEGADVVLKDCDEDDTTWLWTGQSFQNTATDLCIDIRDYGAWSGNKAQVWGCFSYNTNQQFTVEESMIHWDNFCWDLTDGSSSAGTMLQIWSCYSYNDNQQWTLTEIEEVDECDATSVTETATIMSTATASVSDLSTATASVSASNITEAVTATESLTASVNATDPFFTASATDSGYQVNATASATYSSYDVNATASATDSGYESINVTASATESGYEFVNATASATLSAETSTATNSSIGEGLWSPHKSSSVSSDDWSSETATRSNTEWWATSTGSDSWASATASASNPGQNASQSDSWNATSTASNPWETASSQASNETSTDSWGASATATASQSDSWDATSTASNPWETASSSQAWNETSTDSWGASATATATESGSYGNATSTSTSSAITATATVGTISSGYLQTSGTKIVDSDGNEVILRGTNIGGWLVLEDWMCGITDTSGSSDRFSLSTLENRFGTDQARTLVEAWAENWLTTSDFDELAAIGFNVIRLPFSFRTVQNADGSWRDDAFTRMDWAISQAKARGIYTIVDFHMWSGQEADYSAISENTDEGQSQRDAAGEIWKKVATHYLGESSICAFDVINEPTGSYGDYLQQDLYNAVRSVDANRIIIHESISTDPSTYGWTNVIYSLHEYDMMGSDLSSNQATWTNGVQAYIDLWHGYNIPFMLAEFMADGETLDYMLNSMNSQGISWLTWAHSTVNMGRWGIWNHEAFNVDVSSDSYDTIYSAWTNMPSTFHTSIYDQMKTAATGSTNVSSRKRDLASAARATKRFHGSHGGRSRRNGMAHAVRGAAGVSI comes from the exons ATGTCTGCCTTTACCTATACCGCCgctctcttttcccttatctccctcctcccttccgCGCTCGCCGGTCCGACTGCTGGAACTACCTACTCCGTTTCTCCTAACCAACACCCTTCCATGTGTCTCGCTCCTGCCAATAATTGGGAAGGAGCAGATGTTGTGCTCAAGGACTGTGACGAGGATGACACCACCTGGTTGTGGACCGGCCAATCGTTTCAGAACACGGCGACCGACCTCTGCATTGATATCCGAGACTACGGGGCGTGGTCAGGAAACAAGGCTCAGGTTTGGGGCTGCTTCTCTTACAACACCAACCAGCAGTTCACTGTTGAGGAATCTATGATTCATTGGGACAACTTTTGCTGGGATTTGACAGATGGAAGCTCTTCGGCTGGTACGATGCTTCAGATCTGGAGTTGTTACAGCTACAATGACAATCAGCAATGGACGCTTACTGAGAtagaagaggtggatgagTGCGATGCCA CATCGGTCACTGAAACTGCCACCATCATGTCGACTGCTACTGCTTCCGTCTCTGATCTTTCTACCGCCACTGCTTCTGTGTCTGCATCAAACATCACCGAAGCTGTCACCGCCACCGAATCGCTCACCGCGTCAGTCAACGCTACGGACCCTTTCTTCACCGCGTCAGCCACCGACTCGGGTTATCAGGTCAACGCCACTGCCTCTGCGACTTACTCTAGCTACGACGTTAATGCTACCGCCTCTGCCACTGACTCTGGCTACGAGTCCATCAATGTTACTGCTTCTGCTACCGAATCTGGCTACGAGTTTGTCAACGCGACGGCCTCTGCTACTCTCTCCGCCGAGACTTCTACAGCCACCAATAGCAGCATCGGTGAAGGTCTTTGGTCTCCTCAcaaatcttcttccgtttCCTCCGATGACTGGTCATCCGAGACTGCTACCCGTTCCAACACCGAGTGGTGGGCTACTTCCACTGGTTCCGACTCTTGGGCGTCTGCCACCGCCTCTGCTTCCAACCCTGGGCAGAATGCTTCCCAGTCTGACTCCTGGAACGCCACCAGCACAGCGTCCAACCCCTGGGAGactgcttcttctcagGCCTCGAATGAGACCTCCACCGACTCTTGGGGTGCCTCTGCTACTGCCACTGCTTCCCAGTCTGACTCCTGGGACGCCACCAGCACAGCGTCCAACCCCTGGGAgactgcttcttcttctcaagcCTGGAATGAGACCTCCACCGACTCTTGGGGTGCCTCTGCTACTGCCACTGCTACCGAATCTGGCTCTTACGGGAATGCCACTTCAACTTCCACGTCTTCCGCCATCACTGCCACCGCTACTGTTGGCACCATCTCTTCTGGCTACCTCCAGACTAGCGGCACCAAAATTGTCGACTCTGACGGCAACGAGGTGATCCTCCGCGGTACCAACATTGGTGGCTGGCTCGTCCTCGAAGACTGGATGTGTGGTATTACTGACACATCTGGATCTTCCGACCGATTCTCTCTTAGTACTCTCGAGAATCGGTTTGGTACTGACCAGGCCAGGACTCTTGTTGAGGCTTGGGCTGAGAACTGGTTGACTACTTCTGACTTTGATGAGCTTGCCGCCATTGGTTTCAACGTCATCCgtcttcccttctctttccgAACTGTCCAGAACGCCGATGGCTCCTGGAGAGACGACGCCTTCACCCGTATGGACTGGGCAATCAGTCAGGCCAAGGCTCGTGGTATCTACACCATTGTCGACTTCCACATGTGGTCCGGCCAGGAGGCTGACTACTCTGCCATCTCTGAAAACACCGATGAAGGACAGAGCCAGCGAGATGCTGCTGGCGAAAtctggaagaaggttgCTACTCATTATCTCGGCGAGAGCAGCATCTGTGCTTTTGATGTTATCAATGAACCTACTGGTTCTTACGGCGATTATCTCCAGCAGGATCTTTACAATGCTGTAAGGTCTGTTGATGCTAAccgtatcatcatc CATGAATCAATCTCTACCGACCCCTCTACCTACGGCTGGACCAATGTCATCTACTCTCTTCATGAGTACGACATGATGGGCTCTGACCTCTCGTCCAACCAGGCCACCTGGACTAATGGTGTTCAAGCTTACATTGACTTGTGGCACGGCTATAACATCCCCTTCATGCTCGCCGAGTTCATGGCCGACGG TGAAACCCTTGACTACATGCTAAACTCTATGAACTCTCAAGGCATTTCTTGGCTCACTTGGGCTCACTCTACCGTCAACATGGGGCGATGGGGTATTTGGAACCACGAGGCTTTCAACGTTGATGTTTCTTCTGACTCTTACGACACCATCTATAGCGCCTGGACCAACATGCCCAGCACTTTCCACACCAGTATTTACGACCAGATGAAAACTGCCGCTACTGGCTCTACCAACGTCAGCAGCAGGAAGCGAGATCTCGCCTCTGCTGCGAGGGCTACCAAGCGCTTCCATGGTAGCCATGGTGGTAggtcaagaagaaatggTATGGCCCACGCTGTTAGGGGTGCCGCTGGTGTCTCAATATAG
- a CDS encoding hypothetical protein (HMMPfam hit to Isochorismatase, Isochorismatase family, score: 29.4, E(): 7.1e-10), translating to MASMPASTALIIVDVQNDFLPPTGSLAVPNGREVLPVITGLLDRKWDWAVVVVSQDYHPKGHISFASAHPPNQAYTQLPLVNAHGESYIQTLWPDHCIQGTAGADLESGLAEVLAKRGDGIHSKLEAYSAFQEIVPPKTSELAEFLLAQGVNKVVIAGVATDFCVLQTALSSISSSFPTLLIAPAMRAISPEYEAKTFEAVESLGGVILGRNGEEWKTKLAEWIR from the exons ATGGCCAGTATGCCTGCCAGCACGGCACTAATCATCGTAGACGTTCAAAACGACTTTTTGCCGCCCACGGGGTCTTTGGCAGTGCCAAACGGGAGAGAGGTTTTGCCCGTAATAACTGGACTGCTCGACCGGAAATGGGACTGGGCAGTGGTTGTAGTGAGCCAG GACTATCATCCAAAGGGTCATATATCGTTTGCTTCGGCTCACCCACCCAATCAGGCATATACTCAGTTGCCATTGGTCAACGCCCACGGAGAGTCTTACATACAGACGCTATGGCCTGATCACTGTATACAAGGTACTGCCGGTGCAGACCTCGAATCTGGGTTGGCAGAGGTACTGGCGAAGAGAGGCGAT GGCATCCACAGTAAACTCGAAGCGTACTCTGCTTTTCAGG AGATTGTTCCTCCCAAAACTTCCGAATTGGCAGAATTTTTACTGGCTCAAGGTGTCAACAAAGTGGTTATCGCAGGAGTAGCTACAGACTTTTG TGTCCTTCAAACCGCACTGTCTTcaatatcatcatctttcccgACCCTTCTTATTGCCCCTGCCATGCGGGCAATCTCTCCCGAGTACGAAGCTAAAACTTTCGAGGCCGTCGAGTCCCTTGGAGGGGTCATCCTTGGAcgaaatggagaagaatggaaaacaAAGCTGGCTGAATGGATCCGATAA
- a CDS encoding hypothetical protein (HMMPfam hit to Calcipressin, Calcipressin, score: 391.5, E(): 1e-114) translates to MTISPPQRPNGQPIQHEPTNTLALLLPHPTLFAPPVLDLLRAHYEHFGRIAHWAPVRGFGRAIVVFESEEEAENAKRQGDWLKLDVPVGGEEKIDNEGKLKDIELVLRLYYLPPTTLNPDPATTHLAPPPLPHNFLISPPGSPPEGWEPAAEEAPNRTILPEDLQRALETLELNSGSKADDGKEIILDEGGVRVQVEDTTKQERYGGEDYEMGETLESGTDAWNPPSQSGGMGTPGFGVKIMPTAMPPL, encoded by the exons ATGACCATAAGCCCACCGCAAAGACCCAACGGCCAGCCTATCCAGCACGAGCCCACCAACACActcgccctccttcttcctcacccTACCTTGTTTGCACCTCCAGTCCTCGATTTGTTGCGCGCACACTATGAACATTTCGGGAGAATAGCTCACTGGGCTCCCGTAAGGGGGTTCGGAAGGGCCATAGTAGTattcgagagcgaagaagaggctgaaaATGCGAAAAGACAAGGTGACTGGTTGAAATTGGACGTTCCTGTGggtggcgaggaaaagaTCGACAACGAAGGAAAGCTGAAAGACATCGA GCTGGTCCTTCGATTATATTACCTTCCACCGACAACCCTCAACCCCGACCCAGCCACCACGCACCTTgcaccacctcctcttccacacaactttctcatctccccGCCAGGTTCTCCGCCTGAAGGCTGGGAACCTGCAGCGGAAGAAGCCCCTAACCGTACCATCCTCCCTGAGGACTTGCAGCGTGCACTGGAAACGCTGGAGCTGAACAGTGGGAGCAAGGCAGATGACGGGAAGGAGATCATCTTGGACGAAGGGGGGGTGAGGGTGCAAGTGGAAGATACGACCAAACAGGAGAGATACGGTGGGGAGGATTATGAAATGGGGGAGACATTGGAATCTGGGACTGATGCTTGGAATCCTCCTAGTCAGTCTGGCGGTATGGGGACACCTGGCTTTGGAGTGAAGATTATGCCCACGGCAATGCCTCCTTTATGA